A region of the Micromonospora sediminicola genome:
CGCCCGTCGAGGAGGTCCCCTGGTCGCAGACCGACCTCGTCGCCATCTTCCTCGCCACGACCCTCCTCACCCCGCTCCAGTCGGCGGGCGAGGAGTACGGCGTGCGTGGTTTGATCTTCCGCGTGATCGGAAGCTGGACCCGTAGCCCACGGGCGGGGCTGATCGCCGGGGTGCTGCTCTCGAGCGTACTGTTCACGGCCGCACACGGCGCGACGGATCCGTACATCATCGTCTGGTATTTCACGCTCTGGACCGGTCTGGCCATCATCACCTGGCGCACCGGCGGGCTTGAGATAGCGGTCATGCTGCACGCCGTACTCAACACGTTCAGCCTCATCCTGGCCGTGTCCCTGCGGGTGGACCTCGGTAGCGCACTGCAGGACCGCTCAGCCGGAGTCGGCACGCCGTACCAGCTCGTCCCCACCTTTGCGGTCGTCGTCATCACCGCAACCATGTGGTGGCATACCCGAAAGACAGGACCAGCACTTACCGCGGGCCGCAGTACGTCGCCACGCCACACACGGTCGTGACGGGGCAGCGGCGGCCCCGGACCTGGGGCCGCCGCTCGTCCGCCGTCGCCGGTCAGCAGTCGACGACTGCATCGACCAGGTTCTGCGGTCGCGTGCGTTCAACCGGATCGGTGACGCTCGTTTGCCTGTCGCCGATCGCCCGGGCCCACTCGAGCCTCTGGCCTGCGCCCGTCATGCCCTTGTGCTCCGCGACGAGGCCCTGCGCGTCGCCCCACCGGCCTCTGCTGATCGCGTCCGACGCATCGAGGCCGACCTGGCCGGCGAAGGCCGCTGCGACCTGAATTGACGGCCGACGAGGACGGGCATCGCTAGGGGATGACGCAGCGGCGCCCGTCCGGGTCACTGGTCGGGGTGAAGCCTCATCAGGCGGTCGACGAGGGTGGCTGGATCGGCTGGTGTGGTGCCGAACAGTAGGGCCGTGTACAGCGGCGCCACGACGATGTCGACGACCTGTTGGAGTGTGGGTGGATTCTCGCCGCGTGCGCGAGCCCGATCGAGTAGTGCCTGCATTTCGTCGAACCGTCGGGTGAGGGCGGGTGGTAGTTCCGCCCTCGTTCCGAGACGGACGGCGACCAGTGTGCGCAGCAGTAGTTGTCCATCTGGGCCGGACAGGTCTTCGGCGACGCGGTGGGCGTAGTCCTCCAGGTCGGCGTGGAGGTTGCCGGTGTCGCGTATCGGCGAGCCGGTGGTGAGGCGTTCGGCGACCGCGTCGAGCAGTAGGCCGTCGAGGGTGCCCCAGCGCCGGTAGAGGGTGCCCAGGTGCACTCCCGAACGCTCCGCCACCTGAGCCAGGGTGAGTTGGGCCAGCGGTTGTTCGGTGGTCAGGTCGTCGACTGCGCGTAGGACGTCGGCGCGGACTCGCGCGGTGCGTCCACCGGGGCGGGACTGGTGCTGGTCACTCACGGAGCAATCTTAACGCGAGGGGTTTGGCGTTTGCCTCCGCACGGGCTATGGTTTGACGCGAAGATATTCGCGTTAGGAGGCCGGCCCGCCGCGACCCGGGCGCCTTCAGCACCCATCGGAAACACAAAGGAGAGGACAAACGCCATGAGCGTTCGCGAAACCGCCCAGCAAGCCTTCAA
Encoded here:
- a CDS encoding CPBP family intramembrane glutamic endopeptidase produces the protein MTTTNKPTSPPIPAEPGNGPSVPTGVEYHRVLAGEERRIGRGVLAILLLLAGLVVFPTVIGRAAALIDVRMGNTPPILGGTDYTPLYHASSMFALGLLIPWSMLIQRWLYGVPGASLHSVTSRFRFDLLGKSLLIFGPAWLVVNALGALTPVEEVPWSQTDLVAIFLATTLLTPLQSAGEEYGVRGLIFRVIGSWTRSPRAGLIAGVLLSSVLFTAAHGATDPYIIVWYFTLWTGLAIITWRTGGLEIAVMLHAVLNTFSLILAVSLRVDLGSALQDRSAGVGTPYQLVPTFAVVVITATMWWHTRKTGPALTAGRSTSPRHTRS
- a CDS encoding TetR/AcrR family transcriptional regulator, encoding MSDQHQSRPGGRTARVRADVLRAVDDLTTEQPLAQLTLAQVAERSGVHLGTLYRRWGTLDGLLLDAVAERLTTGSPIRDTGNLHADLEDYAHRVAEDLSGPDGQLLLRTLVAVRLGTRAELPPALTRRFDEMQALLDRARARGENPPTLQQVVDIVVAPLYTALLFGTTPADPATLVDRLMRLHPDQ